AGAAACAAAACGCTCCCCGAGTCCCGAAGTGTTGCCCGTGCCCAGCGTGCGAATCCCCCACGTAACGAGCAACGCGCCGATGACGATCAGGGGCACGCCAACGATTAGACGAAGATCGTCCGTAAATACCCAGGTATCCCAGTCGAAAACGAGAAGAAACAGGTTCAAACCGAACACCAGGTAGAAAAGGATCCAAGTCATCCAGAATTGCCAGGACGCTTTCTTGGGAGGAGGCCAGATGCGTCTGGCTGGATAGGCAACAGACCATAG
This genomic stretch from Anaerolineales bacterium harbors:
- a CDS encoding isoprenylcysteine carboxylmethyltransferase family protein, giving the protein LWSVAYPARRIWPPPKKASWQFWMTWILFYLVFGLNLFLLVFDWDTWVFTDDLRLIVGVPLIVIGALLVTWGIRTLGTGNTSGLGERFVSSGPYAFTRNPQYLGDSILFLGLSVAANSLHLWITHALTILVFLVTPIAEEPWLAARYGEEYAEYQTRTPRFL